The following DNA comes from Winogradskyella sp. PG-2.
GACTGTACAAGTGCATACTCCACATAGAGATAAAAAAGCAGGAACTATTAAAAGTATGGAGGTTTGTTTGGAGCATGGTTTAGATCCTTCAAACGTAATCATAGATCATAACAATGAAGAAACTGTAAAAGAAGTTTTAGATAGAGGCTTTATTGCAGCATTCACTATTTATCCTAAAACAAAAATGGGTAATGAACGTATGGTAGAAGTTGTGAGAACTTATGGAAGTACCAACATTATTATTGATAGCTCAGCAGATTGGGGCGTAAGTGACCCATTAGCTGTTCCTAAAACTGCAGGACTTATGTTGCGAAGTGGTATTAATAAAGAAGATGTTGTAAAGACCTGCTACCAAAATGCCTTAGATGCTTTTAGCAAAAATGGTAAAATGCAAGAATCGCATTGGTTGGGTGCAAAAGGCATTGACCAATCTCAGCTATTTAATGACAATAGTGTATTACGAGGACAAACACCTAAAATTGATAACGATAAAATAGTTTAAATTGAAGAGTGTTATAAAAGGCTATCTAAGTTTAATGCGTCCTGCAAATCTACCTACTGCTGCTGCTGATATTTTTGCTGGTGCTTCAATAGCAGGTATCTTTTCTGAACTCTCAAGTTTTAGCGCTCCTTTTACTCTAAATCTATTTTTTATAGTATTGGCTTCAGTTTTTTTATATGCTGGTGGAGTTGTTCTTAATGATGTATTTGATATTAAGATTGATGCCATAGAACGGCCAGAACGTGCTATACCTAGTGGCTTAATTACGTTGAAAAATGCAGCAATTTTCGGAAGCCTTTTGCTTCTTATGGGTATTATACTTGCTTTTTTTGTAAATACCTTAGCTGGTTGTATATCCACAATTTTAGCAGGTTTTATTGTTACTTACGATTATTATTCGAAGCATAAATTAATACTAGGCCCTTTAAATATGGGCTTATGCAGAGGTTTAAATTTATTACTGGGTATAAGCATACTTGGTAATATTCAGCATATTGAATTTACAATTGTTCCAATAGTTTATATAGCAGCGATTACATTGATTAGCAAAGGAGAAGTCCATGGTAATAATAAGAATCATATCATTTTTGCTGGAGTATTATACGCTCTAGTCATTGGTCTCATTTCACTATTTATTATTCTCAAGACTGACAACATTTTACAAACACTTCCTTTTTTAGCCTTATTAGCTTTTTTAATATATAAATCATTGCTCAAAGCTTATAAAGAGAATTCACCTCTACACATTAAAAAAGCTGTTATTGCTGGCGTTTTATCCCTTATTGTTTTAGATGCTGCAATAGCTGTTGGATTTTCACAAATCTTTGTAGGTATTTTAATTATCTTGTTACTACCTTTATCCTTTATTTTATCCCGCCTTTTTGCGGTAACATAAAATACATTTGTAATGAATCTATACGACCCCATTGTGCAGTCCTTTAAAGTGACTTACAATTACAAATTATATTTTACCAATCATCTGTTCTCAACAGATAATGAATTATTTAATTCAATTTTAGAGTCCTATAAACCACAAGAATTAACAAAAGTTTTATTTGTATTAGATAGTAATGTAAATAAGCTTCACCCTGAATTAGAAAAGCAGATTAAAGCATATTGTGAGTATTACACTAATAATATTAAGCATACTGAATTAATTGTAGTTCCTGGAGGTGAGCAAAGCAAAAATGACTCAATATTAGTAGATGATATCCTAAGAGGTATTGATAAAAACAAAATATGCAGGCATTCTTTTGTTGTAGTAATAGGAGGTGGTGCCGTTATAGATATGGTAGGTTATGCTGCAGCAATTGCCCACAGAGGTGTAAAATTAATTAGAATTCCTACAACTGTATTATCACAAAACGATGCTGCTGTAGGAGTTAAAAATAGCGTAAACTTACTTAATAAGAAAAACTTCTTAGGCACTTTTGCAACACCTTATGCTATCATAAATGATAGCATATTTTTAGACACTTTACAAGAAAGAGATTGGGTTTCTGGAATTGCTGAAGCTATAAAAGTTGCTCTAGTAAGAGATAAAGTGTTTTTTAAATTTATACAAGATAACGCAGAAGTACTTTACAAAAGAGATAAAGAAACTATGCAGTATCTCATTTATAAATGCGCAAAACTGCACATGGAGCATATTGCACAAGGTGGTGACCCTTTTGAGAGTGGTTCTTCTCGCCCTTTAGATTTTGGTCATTGGGCAGCACACAAATTAGAATACATGACCAATT
Coding sequences within:
- a CDS encoding TatD family hydrolase, yielding MKMNEKMMFIDPHVHMTSRTTDDYEAMAEAGVVALIEPSFWLGQPRTQVGSFQDYFSSLVGWEPFRASQFGIKHYCTIGLNSKEANNEALAEQVVELLPLYLHKENVVAIGEIGYDDQTPAEDKYFRMQLDLAKELDMTVQVHTPHRDKKAGTIKSMEVCLEHGLDPSNVIIDHNNEETVKEVLDRGFIAAFTIYPKTKMGNERMVEVVRTYGSTNIIIDSSADWGVSDPLAVPKTAGLMLRSGINKEDVVKTCYQNALDAFSKNGKMQESHWLGAKGIDQSQLFNDNSVLRGQTPKIDNDKIV
- the eboC gene encoding UbiA-like protein EboC (EboC, a homolog the polyprenyltransferase UbiA, belongs to system of proteins involved in the trafficking of precursor metabolites to an extracytoplasmic compartment so that the biosynthesis of certain natural products, such as scytonemin, can be completed.), producing MKSVIKGYLSLMRPANLPTAAADIFAGASIAGIFSELSSFSAPFTLNLFFIVLASVFLYAGGVVLNDVFDIKIDAIERPERAIPSGLITLKNAAIFGSLLLLMGIILAFFVNTLAGCISTILAGFIVTYDYYSKHKLILGPLNMGLCRGLNLLLGISILGNIQHIEFTIVPIVYIAAITLISKGEVHGNNKNHIIFAGVLYALVIGLISLFIILKTDNILQTLPFLALLAFLIYKSLLKAYKENSPLHIKKAVIAGVLSLIVLDAAIAVGFSQIFVGILIILLLPLSFILSRLFAVT
- a CDS encoding 3-dehydroquinate synthase, which translates into the protein MNLYDPIVQSFKVTYNYKLYFTNHLFSTDNELFNSILESYKPQELTKVLFVLDSNVNKLHPELEKQIKAYCEYYTNNIKHTELIVVPGGEQSKNDSILVDDILRGIDKNKICRHSFVVVIGGGAVIDMVGYAAAIAHRGVKLIRIPTTVLSQNDAAVGVKNSVNLLNKKNFLGTFATPYAIINDSIFLDTLQERDWVSGIAEAIKVALVRDKVFFKFIQDNAEVLYKRDKETMQYLIYKCAKLHMEHIAQGGDPFESGSSRPLDFGHWAAHKLEYMTNYQLRHGEAVAIGMAIDLTYAYLINLIDFNTLESILKVIENVGFNLDLPITSENELQKLLGGIEEFREHLGGQLTITLISKIGTKNDVHYIDMNKMQQAIKMLPTLLKENN